The Dioscorea cayenensis subsp. rotundata cultivar TDr96_F1 chromosome 19, TDr96_F1_v2_PseudoChromosome.rev07_lg8_w22 25.fasta, whole genome shotgun sequence genome includes a window with the following:
- the LOC120283796 gene encoding protein STABILIZED1: MVFLRNLDGRTLYLDLSFSASSPISFDSLSLAIETLTGVPSHLHRLFLSSRRLLPSSSFPLLLHPSTTLTLHLPFLAGTQPPLPLPALPATIFLNSKPPPNYVAGLGRGATGFTTRSDIGPARAAPDLPDRSAAAAAAPAAGRGRGKPPGADGDDEEDEADDKGYDENQKFDEFEGNDVGLFASAEYDEDDREADAVWESIDKRMDSRRKDRREARLKQEIEKYRASNPKITEQFADLKRKLVDLTPEQWDSIPEIGDYSLRNKKKRFESFVPVPDTLLEKARQEQEHVTALDPKSRAASGTETPWSQTPVTDLTAVGEGRGTVLSLKLDRLSDSVSGLTVVDPKGYLTDLKSMKITSDAEISDIKKARLLLKSVTQTNPKHPPGWIAAARLEEVAGKIQAARQLIQKGCEECPKNEDVWLEACRLASPDEAKAVIARGVKAIPNSVKLWLQAAKLEHSEVNRSRVLRKGLEHIPDSVRLWKALVELANEEDARLLLQRAVECCPLHVELWLALARLETYEQAKKVLNKAREKLPKEPSIWITAAKLEEANGNTASVGKVIERGIRSLQREGVEIDRELWMKEAEAAERAGSIATCQAIIKNTIGIAVEEEDRKRTWVADAEECKKRGSIETARAIYAHALTVFLTKKSIWLKAAQLEKSHGTRESLDALLRKAVTYRPQAEVLWLMGAKEKWLAGDVPAARAILQEAYAAIPNSEEIWLAAFKLEFENHEPERARMLLAKARERGGTERVWMKSAIVERELGNTSEERRLLEEGLKLFPSFFKLWLMLGQMEDRIGHGEQAKEAYESGLSHCPNCTHLWLSLANLEERMNGLSKARAVLTMARKKNPQNPELWLAAVRAESRHGNKKEADTLMAKALQECPSSGILWAASIEMVPRPQRRQKSSDALKRSDHDPHVIAAVAKLFWHDRKVDKARNWFNRAVTLAPDIGDFWAWYYKFELQHGSEDHQKDVLKRCITAEPKHGEKWQAISKAVENSHLPVEAILKKAVVALGKEESSSIVDGVRA, encoded by the coding sequence ATGGTGTTCCTTCGAAACCTCGACGGCCGAACCCTATACCTAGACCTCTCCTTCTCCGCCTCCTCTCCCATCTCTTTCGATTCCCTTTCCCTCGCCATCGAAACCCTCACCGGCGTTCCCTCCCACCTCCATCGCCTCTTCCTCTCCTCCCGTCGCCTCCTCCCCTCGTCCTCTTTTCCTCTTCTCCTCCACCCTTCCACCACCCTTACTCTCCATCTTCCCTTCCTCGCCGGCACCCAGCCCCCGCTCCCCCTGCCCGCCCTCCCCGCCACGATTTTTCTCAACTCCAAGCCCCCTCCTAACTACGTCGCTGGCCTCGGCCGTGGTGCCACCGGATTCACCACCCGCTCTGATATTGGTCCTGCCCGCGCTGCCCCTGACCTCCCTGACCGCTCTGCCGCAGCGGCCGCCGCCCCTGCCGCTGGCCGTGGCCGCGGCAAACCCCCTGGCGCTGATGGAGATGACGAAGAGGACGAGGCTGATGACAAGGGTTACGATGAGAACCAGAAGTTCGATGAGTTCGAGGGAAACGACGTCGGCCTCTTCGCCTCCGCCGAGTACGACGAGGATGATCGTGAGGCTGATGCTGTTTGGGAGAGCATCGATAAGCGCATGGACTCGCGCCGTAAGGACCGGAGGGAGGCGCGGCTCAAGCAGGAGATTGAGAAATATCGTGCTTCTAACCCTAAGATCACCGAGCAGTTCGCGGATCTGAAGCGGAAGCTCGTAGATCTCACTCCCGAGCAGTGGGATAGCATTCCGGAGATTGGGGACTACTCGCTTcggaacaagaagaagaggttCGAGAGCTTCGTTCCTGTTCCTGATACGCTTCTTGAGAAAGCTCGGCAGGAGCAGGAGCACGTCACTGCTCTTGACCCCAAGAGCCGTGCCGCCAGCGGTACCGAGACCCCTTGGTCGCAGACTCCGGTCACTGATCTCACTGCCGTCGGAGAAGGGAGAGGTACTGTGCTTTCTTTGAAACTTGATAGGTTATCCGATTCCGTATCCGGGCTTACCGTAGTTGATCCCAAGGGCTATCTCACTGATCTTAAGAGTATGAAGATTACTAGTGATGCTGAGATTTCGGATATCAAGAAGGCGCGGTTGTTGCTCAAATCGGTGACACAGACTAACCCTAAACATCCTCCGGGATGGATTGCCGCCGCGAGGCTGGAGGAGGTTGCCGGGAAGATTCAGGCTGCGCGGCAGTTGATTCAGAAAGGTTGTGAAGAGTGTCCCAAGAATGAGGATGTGTGGCTGGAGGCTTGTCGGTTGGCGAGCCCTGATGAGGCTAAGGCAGTGATTGCGAGGGGTGTGAAGGCTATTCCCAACTCAGTGAAGCTCTGGTTGCAAGCTGCGAAGTTGGAGCATAGTGAAGTGAATCGGAGCCGGGTGTTGAGGAAGGGACTTGAGCACATTCCGGATTCTGTGAGGCTGTGGAAGGCACTGGTGGAGCTTGCAAATGAGGAGGATGCACGGCTGCTGTTGCAGCGGGCCGTTGAGTGTTGTCCACTTCATGTTGAGCTTTGGCTTGCATTGGCGAGGCTTGAGACCTATGAGCAGGCTAAGAAGGTCCTTAACAAGGCAAGGGAGAAGCTTCCCAAGGAACCCTCGATTTGGATTACGGCTGCAAAGCTTGAAGAGGCTAATGGAAATACTGCATCAGTTGGGAAGGTTATTGAGAGGGGTATAAGATCCTTGCAGAGAGAAGGGGTGGAGATTGATAGAGAGCTTTGGATGAAGGAAGCAGAGGCTGCTGAAAGAGCTGGTTCGATTGCAACTTGTCAAGCTATTATTAAGAACACTATAGGCATTGCGGTTGAAGAGGAAGATAGGAAGAGAACCTGGGTTGCTGATGCAGAAGAATGCAAGAAACGCGGTTCTATTGAGACGGCTCGAGCAATCTATGCTCATGCATTAACTGTGTTCCTGACTAAGAAGAGCATCTGGCTTAAGGCTGCACAGCTTGAGAAAAGCCATGGGACAAGGGAGTCTCTTGATGCCCTTCTTCGGAAAGCAGTTACTTACAGGCCTCAGGCTGAGGTGCTCTGGCTCATGGGTGCTAAAGAGAAGTGGCTAGCTGGAGATGTTCCTGCAGCACGAGCAATTCTTCAAGAAGCTTATGCTGCGATTCCTAACTCAGAGGAGATATGGTTGGCTGCTTTTAAGCTGGAGTTTGAGAATCATGAGCCAGAGAGAGCGAGAATGCTTCTGGCTAAAGCTAGGGAGAGAGGAGGAACTGAGAGGGTGTGGATGAAGTCTGCCATAGTTGAGAGGGAATTGGGAAACACCTCAGAGGAGAGACGACTTCTGGAGGAAGGATTGAAGCTTTTCCCTTCATTTTTCAAGTTGTGGTTGATGCTTGGGCAAATGGAGGACAGAATTGGCCATGGAGAGCAGGCGAAGGAAGCTTATGAGTCAGGTCTTTCCCACTGTCCAAACTGCACCCATCTCTGGCTTTCACTTGCTAACCTTGAGGAGAGGATGAACGGGCTGAGTAAAGCTCGTGCAGTGCTAACTATGGCTAGAAAGAAGAATCCCCAGAATCCAGAACTTTGGCTTGCTGCTGTTCGTGCTGAATCTAGGCATGGAAACAAAAAGGAAGCAGACACATTGATGGCGAAAGCATTACAGGAATGCCCCTCTAGTGGGATACTTTGGGCAGCATCTATTGAGATGGTACCACGTCCTCAACGCAGGCAAAAGAGTTCAGATGCTCTTAAGAGGAGTGATCATGATCCACATGTTATTGCCGCTGTGGCAAAATTATTCTGGCATGACAGGAAGGTGGACAAAGCGAGGAACTGGTTCAACAGAGCTGTTACACTTGCCCCAGACATTGGTGACTTCTGGGCTTGGTATTACAAATTTGAACTTCAGCATGGCAGTGAGGATCACCAAAAAGATGTCTTGAAAAGATGCATCACTGCAGAACCAAAACATGGTGAGAAATGGCAAGCAATCTCCAAGGCTGTTGAGAATTCCCATCTCCCAGTTGAGGCCATACTTAAAAAAGCAGTGGTTGCTCTTGGTAAAGAAGAGAGTTCTTCTATTGTTGATGGCGTCAGAGCCTAG